In the genome of Nitrospirota bacterium, the window ACAGGTCGCATGAAGTTCCGCTCATAACTTATAATACACCGCGTCTTCTCTGCAAAGGCAAAGGCTGCCCGGCAATCTGAATCGGTTTTAATCTTCTTGCGATATTCTTCGTAAGCTGCCAGACTCGGGAAACTGAACAGAGCCAGAGCAATATTATTTGCCCCTTCATGGGGCAGAAAATAGCCATGATGCGTCCCGCCGAATTTATTGACCAGCGGTATCCACATTTTGGCATACCTCTCAAAATCTTCAATCTTGTATGGGTCAATAACATAACGCAAATAACAGGTAATCATATTTAAACCTCCTTTTGTTAAAAGATTCCTTACTCTGCTACCCATTCTTTTATCCATTTACTTTCAAGCAAATTCTG includes:
- a CDS encoding NIPSNAP family protein — encoded protein: MITCYLRYVIDPYKIEDFERYAKMWIPLVNKFGGTHHGYFLPHEGANNIALALFSFPSLAAYEEYRKKIKTDSDCRAAFAFAEKTRCIISYERNFMRPVFE